The following proteins are encoded in a genomic region of Pseudorca crassidens isolate mPseCra1 chromosome 1, mPseCra1.hap1, whole genome shotgun sequence:
- the GSKIP gene encoding GSK3B-interacting protein isoform X1: protein MRGGRGACADFCRMETDCNPMELSSVSGFEEDAELNGFEGTDMKDMRLEAEAVVNDVLFAVNTMFVSKTLRCADDVAYINVETRERNRYCLELTEAGLRVVGYAFDQVDDHLQTPYHETVYSLLDTLSPAYREAFGNALLQRLEALKRDGQS from the exons aTGAGAGGAGGACGCGGGGCGTGCGCAG ATTTTTGCAGAATGGAAACAGACTGTAATCCCATGGAGCTGAGCAGTGTGTCAGGATTTGAAGAAGATGCAGAGCTTAATGGCTTTGAAGGAACAGATATGAAAGACATGAGACTGGAAGCTGAAGCAGTTGTAAATGATGTTCTCTTTGCTGTTAACACCATGTTTGTCTCAAAAACCCTGCGCTGTGCAGACGATGTGGCCTATATCAATGTGGAAACAAGAGAAAGGAATAGATACTGCCTGGAGCTCACTGAAGCCGGGCTCAGG GTGGTAGGTTATGCTTTTGACCAGGTGGACGATCATTTACAGACTCCCTACCATGAAACAGTCTACTCCTTGTTGGATACACTTAGCCCTGCCTACCGGGAAGCATTTGGAAATGCACTCCTTCAAAGACTGGAAGCTTTGAAAAGGGATGGACAGTCATGA
- the GSKIP gene encoding GSK3B-interacting protein isoform X2: METDCNPMELSSVSGFEEDAELNGFEGTDMKDMRLEAEAVVNDVLFAVNTMFVSKTLRCADDVAYINVETRERNRYCLELTEAGLRVVGYAFDQVDDHLQTPYHETVYSLLDTLSPAYREAFGNALLQRLEALKRDGQS, encoded by the exons ATGGAAACAGACTGTAATCCCATGGAGCTGAGCAGTGTGTCAGGATTTGAAGAAGATGCAGAGCTTAATGGCTTTGAAGGAACAGATATGAAAGACATGAGACTGGAAGCTGAAGCAGTTGTAAATGATGTTCTCTTTGCTGTTAACACCATGTTTGTCTCAAAAACCCTGCGCTGTGCAGACGATGTGGCCTATATCAATGTGGAAACAAGAGAAAGGAATAGATACTGCCTGGAGCTCACTGAAGCCGGGCTCAGG GTGGTAGGTTATGCTTTTGACCAGGTGGACGATCATTTACAGACTCCCTACCATGAAACAGTCTACTCCTTGTTGGATACACTTAGCCCTGCCTACCGGGAAGCATTTGGAAATGCACTCCTTCAAAGACTGGAAGCTTTGAAAAGGGATGGACAGTCATGA